The genomic region CAAAATAAATTATATTACAGTTAACGGAATTCGCTATCCGTCAGGTATTATAAAAGGAATAAATGTTAAAGATATCTATAATATTGTTTTTCATTTTAAAAGAGAAAATAATTTCTTTTTCCAAAAAGCCTCTGAAGGTAGAATCCCCATCGTACCCATAGAAGAATTCGATGATCAATATATTCACTGGAAAAAATATCCTGTTGGCTTTGGCAAATATAGGGTGATCAGCGCCGATTATAAGAATTTTAAATTTACCTTAGAACGTGTTCGTGCAGTAAAGAATATCCCCAAATATATAATGCTAATTTTTTCGGTGGAAGATATCGGCGATGTTAAAATGTCACTTGAAGGTCCAAAACGGGGATTATCGCCCTATGATAAAAAAATTATCTTTCCAAATATATCTTCCAATATGGGCTTTATTTTTAATTATCAATCAGAACTAGGAAGCAATCCCAACTTCCGCAAAGCTTTATCCCTTGCGCTGGACCGGGAAAAAATTGCGCGCCTTTCTCTGCATGGAGAGATGACTCCAGAAGACCAGATGCTGCCCAATTTCGGCTGGTACAAAGAGTACCGAGCAAAAATAGAAATTCAAAAACAAAATATTACTGAAGCAAAAAAATTTCTTGAAAGCGTTCCTCATCATCTGTGGAAGAATAAAAAAATAGCTATCCCAACCTTTTGGGCAAATATCAATTCCCTGGATTATATTCGTGAAGTCAAAGCACAACTTAGTAAAATTGGGCTCGAAGTCGAATTTTTGGAAACCGATCCAAACTACACCGAATTCAGAGAAAATGATCCGAACGCTATTTTCTGGTCCGGCTTTGCCTTTGCCAGCGACGATCCCAACCGCAATTTTGCCTTCTTTTATAAAAGCCCCATCTATGTGCGAGAATATCCGAACGATCGCAAATTCGATGAATTGTTCTTGGCATCCACACAATACATGAGCAATGGACCACTTTACACGCAAAAACTAAGCGAATACTTTACCAAAAATAATATTATGGTCATAGTGGCAAATACCCGTATGGTGGTTTCATACGACACACGAAAAATTGCAAGCCTAGGCTTACAACCCAATGGCTCAAAGCTATTACTTTGGGAGATAAAAGCACACGATTAATAATAAATATTTTAAGGGTATTGAAAATTTATGAAATTTAATATTTTCTATTTCATATACATATATATACCTTCTTTTGTTATCTCTATCATAATTGTGGTTATTAATATTTTTTTCACCTCCTCGCAATTAAAAGATTATTATCTCTCGACCTATGGCTACACAGAATATCTCATGCAAAACAATTACTCACTCGAAGCATATAAACGTTTAGTTGAAGTGGCTTCATCTATCAATGTTTACGAAAGAGTAGAAAAAAGTAAATATTTTGCTGCAGAAATTTGGGAGTGCGAACCTTGTGTTGCTGGGGATTTTCCTCTCTGGCATACGAATACTTCTTCTCTCTATGAAAATGTTAAATATATTTTTGATTATGATTTTAGAAAAAAATATCCATCAATGCTGATCTACAATGATTACCTAATTATATCAGTAAATTTCCCAATCTATTCATATAAAATAAATGCGGATAAGGTGAGTAAAAATAAAAAATACACCCTTAAATTTTATAAAAAAATCTTAGATTATGACTTCATAAAACATGATTCAACATTTATTGAAGCCTTTTTTATTTTAAATTTTTATGTTTATCTAATATTACTTGCTATTTTACCTATCCCTATTTTTCTTTTCAAAAGAAAAATTGAACAGAATACTGCCCGAGATCTTGCCTCACAAACGCTTGAAAATGTAAAAAATATGATTGAGCATGAACTTATCAATCAAGAAAATATCTTAAAATACCCATCGGACTTTGACACGACTCTCCAAGCTGTCTTGCATCACAATAAAGTAGCGCAAATCACTTTAAAATCTATTTTAATTGAAAGTTTAAATCCACTCGATATATTACAGGATGTTTGGAATGGTATAGGCAATAGTAAGATCAAACTTACTTGCAGTATATCCATCAGAAATAAATTACGCTTTGACAAAACCACCTTATACTTGATTTATAATACGATTTTAAAAAATGCGACCCACGATAGTCTTGGCACTAAAAAAATTCATGTTGATATTAAACAGTGCAGTTCTTTCCGCACCCATAAAAGAATTGTTTTCAAAATAAGCAATGATGGTATACCCATTGAGAAAATTAACCGCGAAAAAATATTTCAAGGATATTCTAACAAAAAAGAAGGACATGGAATTGGTCTAAAAAATCTGAAAGAAATATTAAAAAAATCAGGTAGCGATTTGATTTTGTCAAAACAAGAGAAAACCTGCTTTATATTTGAATTAAATGTTTCGGATGAAAAGTTTAATCTAATAAAGTCTATGACTATTCCATGCCTGTTTGAAAAAGAACAACCTGTCCCAAATCCACTCACTTCTGAGAACTTGCCGTGGGTGGTCGTTCTCGAAGACAACGAAATGATATGGCGTGGTTGGAAAAAGCGAATGACAGATGCAAAAATATTTCTATTTAAGACACCAGATGAATTCTTTTATTTTCTAGATGAAGAAAAAATAAATGAGCGCCCATTTCTTTCAAAAGTTAAAGCTATTGTTTCCGATTTCGATTTTGGCAACGGCGTTAATTTTATAAATTCCAATTTGATCGGCGGGCTTGAAAATGAGGAAGAAGAGTTTTCAGGAAAGCTAATATTATGCACAGGTTTTAATGAAAAAATACAAGAAAATATTCCAGTATACATGAGAGAAAAAATAGATTTATTTTTTCAGAAAAAACATATTTCATACTTTGAATTGCAAACCATGATCGATGAGAAAGAGAAAGGGATAGTCTAGAAATTATCAACTAAATTCTTAATTCGGGTAAAGTTCTCACCAAAAAAGCATTTTTTATGGATCATTTTTCGAGCAATTAAAGAAAACTTTTCCATAGGTATTTTTAGTCTTCTGATAAGTACTAAAATACGCACAAGTTCTCTGCGTGATTCAATGGATAATTCTTTATCAATTTGAATAATTTCTTTTAAAAATTCAGATGTATTTTCGTTTAAATGTAAATCCTGATTTGTCGTCATAAAAAAAATCTGAATCAATTCTGGATAAGTGATTCCAAAATATTCACTTAACCTTGTCACAAGAATATAGTCATCTAGAATTTTGATAGGATTTTCATAAATCCTTTGTAAAGTCTTTAGACTGATTCCAAGTCTATGCGCCATTTCCTCTCGAGACTCTAAAGAAAATGTCAGAAAATATTCAACTTGTGAACTTGATTCCTTTAGGGCTTTAATTTTAAATTGATTATCTGAATTGCCCGAAATAACAAGCAGCATTTGGTTTAATTTATGTACAATATTGTTAGCGACAATTATTTCCATTTTAAACTCATTTTTATAATAATATTTGAAAAACACGATTTAAAAGATGATCTTCAATCGAGAAAAAGCTTTTTTCTTTCTCGGATTAAAGCACAGACTTCACAAAAATACAAATATTTTTTATACTTTATTGCAATGCTACCCATAATAAATCAATTGTATTTTTTATTAATTACTTTTTTTCAATCTCAAAAATGATCGTTTATCGATCATTTTGTGTTTCGTGGTCCTTTTAAACCGTTTCCTTGTATCGCAGAATGACACCCTAAGTATTCATACTTATTTATTTTTTCTATTTCTTATAAATAAAATGAATACAAAAGTGACTTTTTTATTTTACGCATGATTAATAATAAATTTAAAATTTAATTTTTAATAAACCCAAAATACTTTTTTTATATTTTAACCATAAAAACATTAGACCAGACAAGTTTGTCTCCAACCTTACATATTCACTGATTAAATCTTGCTAAAATTCATGCATGCAACTTATATTCTAATTAAAGATAGACTTAATAAAAATTTGGGTCTATCTCTATAACATCAAACATATTCAATACGCTTAATAAGACTATTGTTAGTATAATTAATAGAGTTTATTTTCGTATTACTTAATAAAATATTTTCTAATAAAATATATTTAAATTCAATTTGTATTTTATATTGCCTTTAGGAGGATAAAATGGAAGCTTTAATCAATAAGATTTACGAAGATCCTATTTGCTCTTTAAGAAACTTATCAAACATGCAGCTTGATTATTTTTATAATTATTTTAAGCATGAATATTTTTATCAATCACATTATTCAAGCCAAGAATGCTTTAAAGACAAAAAACAAGTGTTAAAAATTTATCGATCAATTAAAAAAGAAAAGTTCAGACGATTACCAGAAACAATTTAAAGCACTATCAATTTGCCCAGACTTCACGTAGTACTTTTAAAGAAAGTTCTGCAATAATAGGTTCAAAAGATTGCTCACCTGAGACAACAAGATCTGCTTTATTCTTTCCTGGTTCTACGTAAATATTATGCATCGGACTTACGGTGGCTTTGAATTGATTTTGCACAGACTCTGCCGTTCTACCTCTTTCTCTTACATCTCTTTTTAATCGTCTTTCGAATCTAACTTCTTCAGGTGCATCAATAAATATTTTATGATTTATTCTTTTCTCAGTATCTGAATCGTTAAATAATAAAACACCTTCAACAATCACTATCGGTTTGGGAGTTACAATTTGATTACCAATCAAACGGCAATGTTTGGCAAAATCATACATAGGCAAGGTCACACATTTGCCAATTGCAAGTTCATCTAAATGGGAAACTAATAGAGAAAATTCGATAATATCTGGATGATCAAAATTAATTTGTTGGCGCTGTTCAAAAGAAAGGTGAGTTAAATCTTTATAATATGCATCTTGACTGATGTGTAAAACGTGATCTTTTCCTAAAAAATTCACTAACTGTCGACAGAAAGTGGTTTTACCACTGCCGGATCCCCCACAGACACCAATTACATAGGGTTGAGAAATGCCACTGTCACCTGCGTGTGTCATTCCCTTCGCTTTTCGCACTTTATGCTCAAGAGAATGCAGTTTGTATGCGTGTTTTTGCCACATAATTCAACTTCCTTTGTAAATATTTTCCAAAACAGCAGATTTTTAGCCCCAAATGCATACAAATGCAAGTGACCTTTCTAAAATGTTGCAAAAATCAAATCAATAACTACACTTACCCATGTACTCAGCTTTTATAGTTACTCATTACAGGGATCTTTATTTATGAAGTCAATCCTCTGCTCTACAGCAAATTTTTCTCTGCAGGTATGCGCAAACCATGAAGATAATTCAGGAACTCATATTTTGGGTGGTGTTTCATTTGCGAAAATCCCACGTATTCTCATTGCCAAATGCGGACTAGATGGACATGATCGAGGAGCAAAATACATAGCCCGCGCACTCCGTGATGCAGGCATGGAAGTCATTTACACTGGAATTCGTCAATCACCTGAAGATGTTGCAATGACCGCAGTGCAAGAAGACGTCGATCTCGTAGGTCTTTCACTCTTATCTGGTGCGCACAATACTCTCTTTCCTAAGCTTTTGGACGCTTTAAAGCTAAATGGTGGTGAAGACATACCTGTATTTGGTGGCGGAGTGATACCAGACACTGACATTCCTCATCTTAAATCCTTAGGGGTAAAGGCCATTTTCACCCCAGGCACCCGCGTCGAAGATGTAATTATCGAAATAAAAAAAATTCTTGAAGGATAAAAAAATGACACTTTCAACCGAAGGATCCATAAAAAAATTAAGAGAAGTTCGAGTTAAAACTTTTGAAGGTGGTGGGGCAAAAAGAATCGAAGCCCAGCATGAAAAAGGAAAAATGACTGCGAGAGAGCGTATTTATGAGTTGCTCGATCCCAGCTCATTTGTCGAGCTCGGAGCATTTGTTACCCACAATTGCGATCAATTTGGCTTAGAAAAACAAAAGTTTTTAGGGGATGGAGTGATCACGGGCTATGGGACGATTGGGGGACGATCAGTTTATGTTTTTGCCCAAGATTTTACCGTATTAGGTGGTTCTCTTGGTGAAATGCATGCGAAGAAGATCTGTCAAGTCATGGAACTCGCCATTCAAAATGGAACACCCATTATAGGTTTAAATGACAGCGGTGGAGCACGCATTCAAGAAGGTGTTTCAAGTCTTGGGGGGTATGCAGACATTTTTTATCGCAACACCCTTGCCAGCGGTGTCGTTCCACAAATTAGTGCCATACTTGGGCCTTGCGCTGGTGGAGCTGTCTATTCACCCGCTATAACTGATTTTATAATCATGACTCAAACGACTTCACATATGTTCATCACAGGACCAGATGTGATTAAAACAGTCACGGGGGAAGATGTTGATTTTGAAACGCTTGGGGGAGCTGATACTCATTACAGCAAAAGTGGAGTTGCAGACGCATCGTGTATCGATGAATATCAAACGATTTCTTTTATAAAAAAATTATTATGCTATATTCCTCAAAATAACTTAGAAAGTCCTGCAATTATTCCATCAACAGATCCTGTCGATAGAGCTGATCCAGAACTCAACTCTATAATTCCAGATAATCCAAACCAACCTTACAGTATGCGTGAAGTTATAAAAAGAGTTTGTGATTTAGACTCATTTCTAGAATTACAAACCTCATTTGCTAAAAATATGATCATTGGTTTTGCTCGTTTAAACGGTAACTCAATCGGAATTGTTGCAAATGACCCAATGAACTTAGCAGGGGTGCTTGATATCAATGCGAGTATTAAGGCAGCAAGATTTGTACGTTTTTGTGATGCATTTAATATTCCCCTCATCGTCTTCACCGATGTCCCAGGTTTTTTACCAGGAACAGATCAAGAATGGCGAGGAATTATTAAGCATGGTGCAAAATTACTGTATGCCTTTAGTGAAGCTACAGTCCCACGCTTTACAGTAATAACTCGGAAGGCTTATGGAGGCGCTTATGATGTCATGAATTCAAAACATATAGGTGCTGATTACAATATTGCTTGGCCAACAGCTGAAATTGCTGTGATGGGGCCAGAAGGTGCATGCAATATTATTTTTAAAAATGAAATTTCTAAGGCCTCAAATCCTGACGAAAAAAGAAAAGAACTTATTCAAAATTATAAAGACACCTTTGCAAATCCATATGTAACAGCGCAAAAAGGATTTTTAGATGATATTATCGAACCTAAATTAACAAGAAAATATCTAATAAATGCACTATTAATAAATAAAAATAAGCGAAAGAATTTACCTAAAAGAAAACATGGCAATATTCCTCTTTAATAATGCTATATATTTTCATTTTTAATTAAAGGCGAAGCGAATGAGTCAGAAAAAAAATTATGATCTAAAATACAAACCATTTAAAAAAGTCCTCATAGCAAACAGAGGTGAAATTGCTGTGCGCATAATTCGTGCGTGTCGAGACTTAGATTTAAGTCCTTTGGCAATTTATTCCTCAGCAGATCTCAATTCGAGACATGTCGCGCTTGCCGATGCTGCAGTCTGTATTGGCAACGGTCCCAGTAACGAAAGTTATTTAATAATTGATAATATTATAAATGCAGCGAAAGAATTAGGAGCAGAAGCTGTGCATCCTGGGTTTGGCTTTCTCTCTGAAAATGCTGAATTTGCCAATGCTGTTCTTGCTGCAAATCTAATTTGGATTGGCCCATCTCCACTCGCAATCCATACAATGGGCGATAAAACAGTCGCAAAAAAAAAGGTAACAGAAGCTGGAGTGCCTTGTTGCCCAGGGAAAAACGATCCTTTAAAAGATATAAAAGAATTAAAAGAAACTGCACAAAAAATAGGATATCCAATAATCTTAAAAGCCGCTGCA from Fluviispira vulneris harbors:
- a CDS encoding ABC transporter substrate-binding protein, which gives rise to MIKMKYHLKIPLIFFALTLFAGLIYFIGNNKSKLYADFIQINNNEVITVNMSEFPQIPWGDDNSITVHVSETFSTAVHGSLANINHLRNVEKADETTLLKDYICESANCIATLKKGIRFHNGREVTAYDIEFSFLRQPLIKKFDFASSILNDLIDIENTANNKINYITVNGIRYPSGIIKGINVKDIYNIVFHFKRENNFFFQKASEGRIPIVPIEEFDDQYIHWKKYPVGFGKYRVISADYKNFKFTLERVRAVKNIPKYIMLIFSVEDIGDVKMSLEGPKRGLSPYDKKIIFPNISSNMGFIFNYQSELGSNPNFRKALSLALDREKIARLSLHGEMTPEDQMLPNFGWYKEYRAKIEIQKQNITEAKKFLESVPHHLWKNKKIAIPTFWANINSLDYIREVKAQLSKIGLEVEFLETDPNYTEFRENDPNAIFWSGFAFASDDPNRNFAFFYKSPIYVREYPNDRKFDELFLASTQYMSNGPLYTQKLSEYFTKNNIMVIVANTRMVVSYDTRKIASLGLQPNGSKLLLWEIKAHD
- a CDS encoding ATP-binding protein; amino-acid sequence: MQNNYSLEAYKRLVEVASSINVYERVEKSKYFAAEIWECEPCVAGDFPLWHTNTSSLYENVKYIFDYDFRKKYPSMLIYNDYLIISVNFPIYSYKINADKVSKNKKYTLKFYKKILDYDFIKHDSTFIEAFFILNFYVYLILLAILPIPIFLFKRKIEQNTARDLASQTLENVKNMIEHELINQENILKYPSDFDTTLQAVLHHNKVAQITLKSILIESLNPLDILQDVWNGIGNSKIKLTCSISIRNKLRFDKTTLYLIYNTILKNATHDSLGTKKIHVDIKQCSSFRTHKRIVFKISNDGIPIEKINREKIFQGYSNKKEGHGIGLKNLKEILKKSGSDLILSKQEKTCFIFELNVSDEKFNLIKSMTIPCLFEKEQPVPNPLTSENLPWVVVLEDNEMIWRGWKKRMTDAKIFLFKTPDEFFYFLDEEKINERPFLSKVKAIVSDFDFGNGVNFINSNLIGGLENEEEEFSGKLILCTGFNEKIQENIPVYMREKIDLFFQKKHISYFELQTMIDEKEKGIV
- the udk gene encoding uridine kinase produces the protein MWQKHAYKLHSLEHKVRKAKGMTHAGDSGISQPYVIGVCGGSGSGKTTFCRQLVNFLGKDHVLHISQDAYYKDLTHLSFEQRQQINFDHPDIIEFSLLVSHLDELAIGKCVTLPMYDFAKHCRLIGNQIVTPKPIVIVEGVLLFNDSDTEKRINHKIFIDAPEEVRFERRLKRDVRERGRTAESVQNQFKATVSPMHNIYVEPGKNKADLVVSGEQSFEPIIAELSLKVLREVWAN
- a CDS encoding cobalamin B12-binding domain-containing protein, with the translated sequence MKSILCSTANFSLQVCANHEDNSGTHILGGVSFAKIPRILIAKCGLDGHDRGAKYIARALRDAGMEVIYTGIRQSPEDVAMTAVQEDVDLVGLSLLSGAHNTLFPKLLDALKLNGGEDIPVFGGGVIPDTDIPHLKSLGVKAIFTPGTRVEDVIIEIKKILEG
- a CDS encoding acyl-CoA carboxylase subunit beta; its protein translation is MTLSTEGSIKKLREVRVKTFEGGGAKRIEAQHEKGKMTARERIYELLDPSSFVELGAFVTHNCDQFGLEKQKFLGDGVITGYGTIGGRSVYVFAQDFTVLGGSLGEMHAKKICQVMELAIQNGTPIIGLNDSGGARIQEGVSSLGGYADIFYRNTLASGVVPQISAILGPCAGGAVYSPAITDFIIMTQTTSHMFITGPDVIKTVTGEDVDFETLGGADTHYSKSGVADASCIDEYQTISFIKKLLCYIPQNNLESPAIIPSTDPVDRADPELNSIIPDNPNQPYSMREVIKRVCDLDSFLELQTSFAKNMIIGFARLNGNSIGIVANDPMNLAGVLDINASIKAARFVRFCDAFNIPLIVFTDVPGFLPGTDQEWRGIIKHGAKLLYAFSEATVPRFTVITRKAYGGAYDVMNSKHIGADYNIAWPTAEIAVMGPEGACNIIFKNEISKASNPDEKRKELIQNYKDTFANPYVTAQKGFLDDIIEPKLTRKYLINALLINKNKRKNLPKRKHGNIPL